The sequence CGCGCCAACTCCAGATGAAACAATTTGGAATGCGGTTTAATTTTTTATGATATAATTGTTAATTTTTTAAATTTTATCGATTAACTTGCATAGCCATAAAAAACAAGCTATTCATAAAATGGACTACAAAAACGACATCGGATACAGAAAAGAAACGCTGAAAAAATTGTTGTATAACATTCAAAAAAGCGAAGATTTGATTGTCCAAGCTTTATACGATGATTTTAAAAAACCTGAATTTGAAGCTGTTTTGACGGAAACAAATTATGTCATTTCGGAACTAAAAGATACCATCAAAAATATTTATTCGTGGGCAAAACCCAAAAATATTTTTCCTTCGCTTCTCAATTTTCCTTCTACTGATTATATCTACAAAGAACCTTATGGAAAAGTTTTAGTTATTGCACCTTGGAATTATCCGTTTCAATTGGCATTATGTCCTTTGGTTGCGGCGGTTGCAGCAGGTAACAGAGTCGTTTTAAAACCATCGGAACTTACGCCTCATACTTCAGCAATTATCGCAAAAATCATTTCTAAGACATTCCATGTCAAACATGTTGAAGTTGTTGAAGGCGGTGTTGAAGCATCAAACAAACTGCTGGCAAAACGTTGGGATTATATTTTCTTTACAGGAAGTGTTTCTGTTGGAAAAATAGTCGCAAAAGCTGCCGCAGAAAATCTGACACCGGTTACATTAGAATTGGGAGGAAAAAATCCGTGCATTATTGACGAAACCGCAAATTTAAAATTAGCTGCGAAACGAATCGTTTGGGGCAAATTCATCAATGCGGGACAAACTTGCATTGCACCAGATTATATTCTGATCCAAAAAAATATGAAGGTAAATTTTGTTAGTTTTTTGATTGACGAAATTTTAAATGCATACGGAAAAAAAATAGACAAATCGCCTGATTTTGCGCGCATCATCAATACAAAAAACTGGTTGCGTCTGGACAGTATGATAGAACGAGAAAAGGTGATTTTTGGAGGAGAAACTGATGCCGAGAAATTATATATTTCGCCTACTTTGATTGAAGAACCAGCATTAGATAGTCCTGTAATGAAAGAAGAAATTTTCGGCCCAATTTTGCCAATTCTAACTTATGAAAACGAGACAGACATCGAAAATGTAATCAGTCAATATGAAAAACCTTTGGCTTTTTATGTTTTTAGTGAAAATAACTCTTTTGCGAAAAAACTAATTACAACATATTCCTTTGGAGGCGGATGCATTAACGACACAGTAGTTCATTTCTCTAATAAAAGACTTCCTTTTGGCGGTGTCGGACATAGTGGAATCGGTGCTTATCACGGGCAATTAAGTTTTGATATTTTCTCACATCACAAAGCTGTGGTAAAAAAAGCAAACTGGCTAGATCTTCCTATGCGATATGCTCCTTATAAGGATA comes from Flavobacterium sp. KACC 22761 and encodes:
- a CDS encoding aldehyde dehydrogenase, which translates into the protein MDYKNDIGYRKETLKKLLYNIQKSEDLIVQALYDDFKKPEFEAVLTETNYVISELKDTIKNIYSWAKPKNIFPSLLNFPSTDYIYKEPYGKVLVIAPWNYPFQLALCPLVAAVAAGNRVVLKPSELTPHTSAIIAKIISKTFHVKHVEVVEGGVEASNKLLAKRWDYIFFTGSVSVGKIVAKAAAENLTPVTLELGGKNPCIIDETANLKLAAKRIVWGKFINAGQTCIAPDYILIQKNMKVNFVSFLIDEILNAYGKKIDKSPDFARIINTKNWLRLDSMIEREKVIFGGETDAEKLYISPTLIEEPALDSPVMKEEIFGPILPILTYENETDIENVISQYEKPLAFYVFSENNSFAKKLITTYSFGGGCINDTVVHFSNKRLPFGGVGHSGIGAYHGQLSFDIFSHHKAVVKKANWLDLPMRYAPYKDKLTSLKRLLDWL